A window of Vicinamibacteria bacterium contains these coding sequences:
- a CDS encoding NAD-dependent protein deacylase, which produces MALVVPNELDERFALVASFLRRARSVLFVTGAGISADSGLPTYRGVGGLYEVADTPEGLPIEEILSGEMVRRNPALTWQYLHEIESATRGARFNAAHAFVAEAEKRHERVWVITQNVDGLHRSAGSNRVIDIHGDIHDLRCTDCDFTETVASFETLAPLPLCPRCNSALRPDVVLFGELLPTAKVWTMEKELAAGFDVVFSVGTTSVFPYIVRPVLEAKRRGVPTVEINPGETVVSDLVDVKLPLGAADAFQAISKQL; this is translated from the coding sequence ATGGCTCTCGTCGTACCAAACGAGCTCGACGAACGGTTCGCCCTCGTCGCCTCGTTTCTGAGACGAGCGCGGAGCGTGCTGTTCGTAACCGGAGCCGGCATCTCCGCCGATTCGGGACTGCCCACTTACCGCGGAGTGGGCGGCCTTTATGAGGTGGCGGACACCCCCGAAGGTCTCCCGATCGAAGAGATTCTCTCGGGCGAGATGGTGCGGCGCAATCCCGCCCTCACGTGGCAGTACCTCCACGAGATCGAATCGGCGACGCGGGGAGCGCGGTTCAACGCGGCGCACGCATTCGTGGCGGAAGCCGAGAAGCGTCACGAGCGCGTATGGGTCATTACTCAGAACGTCGACGGATTGCACCGAAGCGCGGGATCCAATCGCGTCATCGATATCCATGGCGACATCCACGACCTGCGATGCACGGACTGCGACTTCACCGAAACGGTCGCGAGCTTCGAGACACTCGCACCCTTGCCGCTCTGCCCCCGATGCAACTCGGCTCTGCGGCCCGACGTCGTCCTCTTCGGTGAGCTTCTTCCCACCGCGAAGGTCTGGACCATGGAAAAAGAGCTGGCGGCCGGATTCGACGTCGTTTTCTCCGTGGGGACGACCAGCGTTTTCCCGTACATCGTGCGTCCCGTGCTCGAGGCGAAGCGCCGCGGCGTTCCCACGGTCGAGATCAATCCCGGCGAGACGGTCGTCTCCGACCTGGTGGACGTGAAGCTGCCTCTCGGTGCCGCCGACGCCTTCCAGGCAATCAGCAAACAGCTCTAG
- a CDS encoding type II toxin-antitoxin system VapC family toxin, which translates to MKYVLDTNTVSFLMRGDPNVAARLTAHRRTDVSLPQPVVAEIEYGLARLPRSARRKRLRRRFDVLLENLVRANWSDDVSRAFGRIKADLEKRGVPIEDFDVAIASHALSSDAVLVTDNIEHMSRIPRLRLENWTESPIR; encoded by the coding sequence GTGAAGTACGTCCTCGACACGAATACCGTATCGTTTCTCATGCGAGGGGATCCGAACGTGGCCGCACGGCTAACAGCACATCGTCGTACCGATGTCTCTCTTCCGCAGCCCGTGGTGGCGGAGATCGAATACGGCCTGGCAAGACTGCCGCGCTCGGCGCGACGAAAACGACTTCGTCGGCGCTTCGACGTCCTTCTCGAGAACCTGGTGCGTGCGAACTGGTCGGACGACGTGAGTCGAGCCTTCGGTCGAATCAAAGCCGATCTCGAGAAGCGAGGCGTCCCGATCGAGGACTTCGACGTGGCCATAGCGTCTCATGCCTTGAGTAGCGACGCCGTGCTCGTCACCGACAACATCGAGCACATGAGCCGAATTCCCCGCTTGCGACTCGAGAACTGGACTGAGTCGCCCATAAGGTAG
- a CDS encoding YlcI/YnfO family protein — MTTTVHLPKELLEKLDQRAEEQGVSRNRYIVETLEARIREETSWSPRLREMLADAVKDKQGVRAAEEMMRVISSRRTRKAPPEL; from the coding sequence CCAAGGAATTGCTGGAGAAGCTCGACCAGAGGGCCGAGGAGCAAGGGGTGAGCAGGAACCGGTACATCGTCGAGACGCTCGAGGCCAGAATCCGTGAGGAGACGTCCTGGAGCCCCCGGCTGAGAGAAATGCTCGCCGACGCGGTGAAGGACAAACAGGGAGTTCGAGCCGCGGAGGAGATGATGCGCGTCATCTCCTCTCGCCGGACTCGGAAGGCCCCGCCCGAGCTGTGA